One segment of Coregonus clupeaformis isolate EN_2021a chromosome 38, ASM2061545v1, whole genome shotgun sequence DNA contains the following:
- the atg4da gene encoding cysteine protease ATG4D: protein MNSVSPSAVQYVGGVGVVGQDDTLQREETKRPQQPQLVDPGGGCSFGNRQGTDVGGGGTREATTAGEPDEVDKLKTKLMSAWNNVKYGWSVKSKTTFNKSSPVTVMGHSYLLNSEDAVEWFRRAFVSRLWLTYRREFPQLEGSTLTTDCGWGCMLRSGQMLLAQGLLVHLMPPDWSWPDVQQFADVDFEALRPRSPSRAGGVPIPSFGYSSSSRTPTTPQKTSMPGVTALNHNQKKRPESGRDRQAEPLHRRIVAWFGDEPPAPFGVHQLVELGKSSGKKAGDWYGPSVVAHILRKAVAKTSEVHNLAVYVAQDCTVYKKDVVHLCDQSLNQSILDPEASGPGWKSVIILVPVRLGGDSLNPSYIQCVRNILRLECCIGIIGGKPKHSLFFIGCQDEQLLYLDPHYCQAVVDVTQDNFPLESFHCSSPRKMPFSRMDPSCTIGFYAKNKKDFESLCSAVCVALSSSDEKYPIFTFVEGQAQDYGLVGHSSSHGTAHILPQGKLSRSNNIGSSDEFVFL, encoded by the exons ATGAACTCAGTGTCTCCCAGTGCAGTTCAGTATGTGGGGGGAGTAGGAGTGGTGGGTCAGGATGACACCCTCCAGAGAGAGGAGACCAAGAGGCCACAGCAGCCCCAGCTGGTGGACCCTGGCGGAGGATGTAGCTTTGGGAACCGGCAGGGTACTGATGTCGGTGGGGGTGGAACCAGGGAGGCCACCACCGCCGGAGAGCCAGACGAGGTTGACAAACTCAAGACCAAGCTGATGTCGGCGTGGAATAACGTCAAATACG GCTGGTCGGTGAAGTCGAAGACCACATTCAACAAGAGCTCTCCGGTGACTGTAATGGGCCACTCCTATCTGCTCAATAGTGAAG aTGCGGTGGAGTGGTTCAGGCGGGCGTTCGTGTCTCGGCTGTGGCTGACCTACCGTAGGGAGTTCCCCCAGCTGGAGGGCTCCACCCTGACTACAGACTGTGGCTGGGGCTGTATGCTGCGGAGCGGACAGATGCTGCTGGCCCAGGGCCTACTGGTACATCTGATGCCACCAG ACTGGTCGTGGCCAGACGTCCAGCAGTTCGCCGACGTGGACTTTGAGGCTCTGAGACCCCGCTCCCCATCCCGCGCTGGGGGCGTACCCATCCCCTCCTTCGGCTACTCCTCCTCCTCGCGGACCCCCACCACGCCCCAGAAGACCTCCATGCCAGGGGTCACGGCTCTCAACCATAACCAGAAGAAGAGGCCTGAGTCGGGCAGGGACAGGCAGGCTGAGCCCCTCCACCGGAGGATTGTAGCCTGGTTTGGGGACGAGCCCCCGGCCCCGTTTGGGGTGCACCAGCTGGTAGAATTGGGGAAGAGCTCGGGGAAGAAGGCAGGGGACTGGTACGGCCCCTCAGTAGTGGCACACATACTACG AAAAGCAGTGGCCAAGACTTCTGAGGTTCACAACCTGGCTGTATATGTAGCGCAGGACTGTACCG TGTACAAAAAGGACGTGGTGCATCTGTGTGACCAGTCGTTGAACCAGAGTATTTTGGATCCTGAGGCCAGTGGTCCAGGCTGGAAGTCTGTCATCATACTGGTTCCAGTCCGACTAGGAGGAGACTCTCTCAACCCCTCCTACATCCAGTGTGTCAGG AACATTCTCAGGTTAGAATGCTGTATCGGAATCATCGGCGGCAAACCCAAGCATTCGCTGTTCTTTATCGGCTGCCAAG ATGAGCAGCTGCTGTATCTGGACCCTCACTACTGTCAGGCCGTGGTGGACGTCACTCAAGACAATTTCCCACTGGAG tcgtTCCACTGTAGCTCACCCAGGAAGATGCCTTTCAGTCGCATGGACCCCAGCTGTACTATAGGCTTCTACGCCAAGAACAAGAAGGACTTTGAGTCTCTGTGTTCCGCCGTCTGTGTG GCCCTATCGTCGTCCGACGAGAAGTACCCCATCTTTACCTTCGTGGAGGGCCAGGCCCAGGACTATGGACTGGTGGGCCACAGCTCCTCCCATGGCACCGCCCACATCCTGCCCCAAGGCAAGCTCAGCAGGAGCAACAACATAGGCAGCTCTGACGAATTTGTCTTCCTGTGA